DNA sequence from the Cytobacillus sp. IB215665 genome:
GAAAATTCAACTCAGTCATTTTTTTATGAAGGGAATGAAAACCTAATTAATGAAGAGTGGCTGGACCAACCTCTTAAACAGATACTAAAAACAATGATGATTTACTTTTTCCGTAGAAAAATGATTCAAGGAATACCAATTGTCGGTATAGCGATTGGTGCGGGTATAAACTATCAATTAACTAGAAATGTTACAACCTTTGCACAAAAATATTACCAATACTCATACCTACATAAGAAAGGTGGGAATCCTTTATGAGCACAATAGAACATAAAAAAGAGGCCCCAAAGCTGGTTAGATGTAAAGTGATTACAATTAGTGATACGAGAGATAAAATGACAGATAAAAGTGGACAATTAATGATCTCTTTATTAAAGGATGGTGGTCATAAAGTTGTTGATTATGACATCGTGAAGGATGATCAGGAGCTTATTCAACGTTCAATAATAGATGGGTGTGATCGACAAGATATTGATGTTATTCTCACAAATGGCGGCACCGGGATTGCAAGACGAGATGTGACTATTGAAACAGTTAAAGATATGATAGACAAGGAGATAGTAGGTTTTGGGGAATTGTTTAGAATGTTAAGCTACACTGAAGATATCGGTTCTGCAGCAATACTATCACGTGCGATAGCTGGAGTAGCAGGTGATACAGCAATTTTTTCTACTCCTGGTTCTTCTGGAGCCGTTAAGCTTGCAATGAATAAACTTATTCTTCCGGAGCTCGGTCATGTAGTCCGTGAAATAAGAAAGGACTTATAGTATTTATTTAATTGCAGTGCTAACATGCGCACCTATCCTCTCTAGTCACTTCAACCATCAAACCGAAGGCAAAAAAGCGCCTTCGGTTTGATGGCTTCCAGTGCTTGTCGAGTCTGATCAGTCTGCTCCGCTTTTCTCTATACATGTATTTTTTCGGTTACATTTTGGTTGATTCGATACCATAGCCATAAATCATTAATAATGGAGGCTAATTCTGCTATTTCTGAATTGAGTATGCATGAACGTTGAAAATCATTTTCATTTCCAAGTGCTGCTTGTTTGTTATTTATTATCTTTTCTAAATCTGCAATACGGTCAGGGATTTTCCCTCGAACCTTCTCCCAATGCAACAATATTGCTTGCTGATCATTTTTAGTAAAGTCTTCCCAATTCTTCTGAAGTTTAGGAATGGATATTCCTAAACGTTTATCCATTATAAAATTTTCTATCATTAACCTTCCTCCAAGACTAGTTACTTATCGTTATTGTACATTACTAAGTTCTTTTTATCCAATAGAGAATTTTTGTACTTATTATAAAAATTCTATTGAAATCTTTTAAAAGTGCTGTTATCATTTATGAATAAATATAAATTAATAAGAATAAATATACAAAAAAGTGTTAGGGAGAGTTAAAATGACTAATAAAAAAATTGTTTTAGCATATTCAGGTGGCTTGGATACTTCTGTAGCAATTAAATGGCTTCAGGAACATGGGTACAGTGTTATAGCGTGTTGTTTAGACGTTGGGGAGGGAAAGGATCTTCAATTTATTAAGGACAAAGCGTTAAAGGTTGGAGCAATCAAATCATATGTCATTGATGCAAAAGAGGAATTTGCAAATGATTACGCTTTAATATCAATGCAAGCACATACGTTATATGAAGGGAAATATCCATTAGTATCTGCATTATCAAGACCACTAATTTCAAAAAAGCTAGTAGAAGTTGCTGAGCTTGAAGGTGCAGTTGCGGTCGCTCATGGTTGTACTGGTAAAGGAAACGATCAAGTACGTTTTGAGGTGGCTATTAAAGCACTCAATCCTAATTTGGAAGTGTTAGCACCAGTTAGAGATTGGAGTTGGTCTCGTGAAGAAGAAATTGCATATGCAAAAAACAAAAACATACCTATACCGGTTAATTTGGATAGTCCATTTTCCATCGACCAAAATCTTTGGGGAAGAAGTAACGAATGTGGTGTGCTAGAAGATCCATGGGTAGCTCCTCCAGAAGAGGCTTACGAACT
Encoded proteins:
- a CDS encoding MogA/MoaB family molybdenum cofactor biosynthesis protein, producing MSTIEHKKEAPKLVRCKVITISDTRDKMTDKSGQLMISLLKDGGHKVVDYDIVKDDQELIQRSIIDGCDRQDIDVILTNGGTGIARRDVTIETVKDMIDKEIVGFGELFRMLSYTEDIGSAAILSRAIAGVAGDTAIFSTPGSSGAVKLAMNKLILPELGHVVREIRKDL
- a CDS encoding argininosuccinate synthase, translated to MTNKKIVLAYSGGLDTSVAIKWLQEHGYSVIACCLDVGEGKDLQFIKDKALKVGAIKSYVIDAKEEFANDYALISMQAHTLYEGKYPLVSALSRPLISKKLVEVAELEGAVAVAHGCTGKGNDQVRFEVAIKALNPNLEVLAPVRDWSWSREEEIAYAKNKNIPIPVNLDSPFSIDQNLWGRSNECGVLEDPWVAPPEEAYELTASIDNTPNIPDIVEINFEKGIPVSLNGKKYSLAELILELNLLAGKHGVGRIDHVENRLVGIKSREVYECPGAMTLIKAHKELEDITLVKEVAHFKPLIEKQLTELIYNGLWFSQLKDAILAFLAETQQFVNGIVRVKLFKGHAIVEGRKSPNSLYDEKLATYSTEDDFDHSSAVGFITLWGLPTKVSSIVNNEKVTV